In Vicinamibacteria bacterium, the genomic window TCCTGTCGCTGCTGCGGGAAATGGGTCTCGACCCCGCGAGCACAGAGGCACGGCGCGCGGTGGGCCTCGTCCGCGACCGCGTGACGTGGCAGGGATGCGGCCCGCGGGAATGCGACCGCAATCCCTTCTTCACGGGCGAGATCGAGCCGTGCATCAACGGCCAGGTGGCGTCGAGCGCCGCCTACTTCGGCCAGGACGTCTACGGCATAGTCGACCGGCTGCTCGGCGAGCAGCTGCCCGACGGCGGCTGGAACTGCGAGGTCGCCAACGGCTCGACGCGGTCGTCGTTCAACACCACGATCTGTGTACTCGAGGCCCTGCTCGAGCACGAACGGACGGTCGGGAGCAATCCGGAGGTGACCGAGGCCCGGCTCCGCGGGGAGGAATACCTCCTCGATCGCCGCCTCTTCCGCCGGCGGTCGACCGGCGAGGTCGTCGACGACGCCTGGACCCGATTCGCCTTCCCGACGTGGTGGCACTACGACGTGCTGCGGGGGCTGGAGTACATGCGCCGCGCCGGCGTCCCGCCCGACGAGCGCGTGAACGAGGCGATCGACCTAGTCGCGTCGAAGCGTGACGGCGACGGCCGGTGGCCGCTCGAGACCCGGCACCCCGGGCGGGTGCCGGTCGAGACGGGTGAAGGCGAGGGCCGATTGAGCCACTGGATCACCCTTCGCGCCCTGCGAGTCCTTCGCTGGCACGAACAGGCCGGCTCGTAAGAAGGCTGCGACCGAGCCGGCCGACGCGGCGCTGCATCCCTCCCTGGCCATTCGAGCGGCCCTGGTGCGGAAGGACTACAGGCCGACCGCAGAGGTCGGCCTGTAGCTGGGTACGACACCCCCTTGGCGCCCGATGAGTTGCCGTGGCCAAGTACTTAAGAGGCAAAGCCTTAGCTTCCTTAGACTCTTTTCATTTGACATAATTAATAAGTTATATAATATTATAGTTATGAAAGGAAGCACAGTGCCCAGCCTTGACGCTGCTTTCTCCGCGCTGTCTGACCCAACGCGTAGGGCGATCCTAGCCCGTCTCGCGCTGGGTGAAACAACGGTGATGAAACTGGCGGAGCCCTTCGAGATCACACAGCCCGCAATCTCACGGCACCTGAGAGTGCTCGAAGGCGCGGGCCTGATTGTCCGTCGAGTCGAGGGCACGAAGCGCCCTTGTCGGCTGGCAAAGGCCGGTATGGAAGCCATCGATCAGTGGCTTGCGATGCTGCGGAAAGCATTGGCGCGAAATTACGACAGGCTGGACCAGATTCTGGCGGACATGAAGTCTGAAGGCGGAAAGGACCTGAAATGAGCAAGATGACCCTGAAGACCGAAGGGGATAGACATGTTGTCGTGACCAGGCGCTTCGCGGCGCCTCCGGAGGCGGTCTACCGCGCGCACACGGAGACGAGGCTGATCCAGAAATGGTTGCTCGGCCCCGAAGGATGGACGATGCCCGTCTGCATCAACGAGGCGCGGCCAGGCGGGAAGATCCGCTACGAG contains:
- a CDS encoding metalloregulator ArsR/SmtB family transcription factor, producing the protein MPSLDAAFSALSDPTRRAILARLALGETTVMKLAEPFEITQPAISRHLRVLEGAGLIVRRVEGTKRPCRLAKAGMEAIDQWLAMLRKALARNYDRLDQILADMKSEGGKDLK